CCATGGCTTCAATCAACGCGCGCCCCATGCCCTCGTTCAATGAGGGAAATACAAAGCAGTCCATCCCGGCCAGGCACTGCTCGATATCGTCTCGATGCCCGACTAAATGAATACGATCACGGAGGCCCAACGAATCCGCTTGAGCGAGCAAGGCGTCATGCTGCCCGCCACTACCCACGATCACCATCTGGAGCTTCGGAAACTCGTCCTTGAGGTAGCCCACGGCTTCGACCAGGACCCGGTGGCCCTTAATATCCGTTAACCAGCCGATCGATCCGACGATCGTCGCATCAGTGGAACAGTTGAAATCCTGGGGAATCCGCCGGCCTTCAACTCGCGCGCGGCGAAACCGCTCGACATCGATGCCGCTGGGAATTACGGCAAACCGATCGGCATGGCCGACCGCTCTCGCAAGATGGTCGTCCCGCTCTGCGCTCGTCAACGCCACCAGCCTGCTCGTCACGCGACACAGAATGCGCTCGACCTGCAAGAAGATCCGGGATTTCCAGGCGCCGAAGTGTCCGTAAAACACATGTCCGTGCGGCGTATGCACGACCACCGGAACCCGCGCAAACCAGGCGGCCACTCGACCGACGACACCGGCTTTCGACGTGTGGGTATGGACAATCGCCGGACGTTTCGCCCGCAGGATACCGACCACTGTCCATAACGCACAGAGATCCATCCAGGGGCTGATCTGGCGAACGAGCGACGGCACGATGACGCAGGAGATTCCCTCCTTCTCCAGGCGACGACACAGTTCCTCTGTCGCCGCCATGCCGCCCTGCGCATCCCACGATCCGGGATGACCGGCGATCACCACCGGCTCATACTGCGTCCGGTCATGCCCTAACACAGTCAACATGGTGTTTTGCGCCGAGCCTCCCCGATCGAGCCTGGTAATAATGTGAATGACCGTGCGCGCTTCCATAGAGGTCTTTAGGCCGCCTTTCGTTCCGACGCCGGTTGTGCTGAAAGCCGGATCAGATCCGCACAATGCTGCACCCAGTTGTACCGGGACTCCACCAGACTGCGCCCTTTCCTCGACAACCGCTCCCGCTCTACTGGCTCCTCAATACGGCTGAGGACTCGCCCCAGCGCGTCGGCATAGGAACGACTATCCGTCCCGTTTGAAATCAAAATGGGGTCGATCTGCCGCAACACTTCGGGAATCGCGCCGACCGGCGTGCCCACGACCGGCGTGCCACAGGCCAGCGCTTCCACCGTCACCAGCCCGAACCCTTCGAGTTGAGCGGTCGGCATCAAAACCAGATCGGCGGCCTGGTAATACGACACTAACTGCTCCTCCGGAATAAACCCGACCAGCCGAACGATCTGCTCCAATCGTCGCTCCCTGATACCGGCCTCCAAACGGGCCCTGAGCGGTCCTTCGCCTCCGATCACCAACAGACAGCGCTGACCGGCGTGCTCCAGGGAAGCGACGGCTTCCAGCAGCATCTCCAACCCCATCCGCGGAACCAGATTGCGGACAGTGAAGAGAATCGTCCGATCCTCCGGCAACCCCAACGTTCGGCGCAGCTCTCGTCGAGTGCCAACCGGACGAAAGACGGCAGGATCCGCCGCTCCCGGCACCAGGACTATCCGCTCGGGCGCGATCCCATGCGTCGCCATCACCCGCTGCCGCATGAACTCACTCAGGACGACAATCCGATGACACCGCCACATCACCAACCACTCGATACCTCGGCGCGCCAGGACATTCACATGGCGACGCAGTTTCGACCACGGCGAGGTGGCTGCCACGGCGCGCGTGAGATACTCCTCGTGTGCCAGAGAATGGCAGACATAGAGCCACTCGGCCGCCGCACTCCGCCTGAGATAGAGAGGACCAAGCCCCGAGAGGGCTTGATGGATAATCGCCAGGTCATAGGGAACTTTCCGGGTCAGACGATCGAACAACTGCATCGCCCCCTGTACAGTCGATCGCACAAAGCTCCACTCATTCTTCCTCGATACAGGAAACCGCCACTCCTTCGCGCCGCCGATCGCGACCTCCATCGACACAGCCTCATCCGCGGCCCGCGTAAGGAGATCCACCTGATGCCCCGCTGCGACAAGACCGACAGCCTGCTGCCGCAAAACCCGCTCCGCTCCGCCGATGACCCGTTCGGCCGAGACTTCCGCTAAAAGCACAACCTTCACAATGCCTCCACGGCCACAGCCTGTTCAGAGGCAGGCTGAGCGGCTCGTTCATGCCACAGCTCCAACACCATTAAGGCGTACAGCTGATCCGCGCAATTTCTTCGCCCGCTCTGATGCTCCGCCATCAGCCACCGGACATACTCAGGCGAGACATAACCCCGGCGACGGACGGCGGTCTCCGACAACAGGTCCTGCGCCATCTCACGCAGATCTTCGCGCAACCAACGAGCCAACGGAATCATGAACCCCTGC
This genomic stretch from Nitrospira sp. harbors:
- a CDS encoding glycosyltransferase family 4 protein, which produces MKVVLLAEVSAERVIGGAERVLRQQAVGLVAAGHQVDLLTRAADEAVSMEVAIGGAKEWRFPVSRKNEWSFVRSTVQGAMQLFDRLTRKVPYDLAIIHQALSGLGPLYLRRSAAAEWLYVCHSLAHEEYLTRAVAATSPWSKLRRHVNVLARRGIEWLVMWRCHRIVVLSEFMRQRVMATHGIAPERIVLVPGAADPAVFRPVGTRRELRRTLGLPEDRTILFTVRNLVPRMGLEMLLEAVASLEHAGQRCLLVIGGEGPLRARLEAGIRERRLEQIVRLVGFIPEEQLVSYYQAADLVLMPTAQLEGFGLVTVEALACGTPVVGTPVGAIPEVLRQIDPILISNGTDSRSYADALGRVLSRIEEPVERERLSRKGRSLVESRYNWVQHCADLIRLSAQPASERKAA
- a CDS encoding glycosyltransferase family 4 protein, with product MEARTVIHIITRLDRGGSAQNTMLTVLGHDRTQYEPVVIAGHPGSWDAQGGMAATEELCRRLEKEGISCVIVPSLVRQISPWMDLCALWTVVGILRAKRPAIVHTHTSKAGVVGRVAAWFARVPVVVHTPHGHVFYGHFGAWKSRIFLQVERILCRVTSRLVALTSAERDDHLARAVGHADRFAVIPSGIDVERFRRARVEGRRIPQDFNCSTDATIVGSIGWLTDIKGHRVLVEAVGYLKDEFPKLQMVIVGSGGQHDALLAQADSLGLRDRIHLVGHRDDIEQCLAGMDCFVFPSLNEGMGRALIEAMAAGLPVVASRVGGIPAIVRHEENGLLVEAGDGRGLSEALRRILADPQLAERLGRNASRTIGQEFGVKAMVDAVESVYQEALAGC